CTGCGGCCAAGGAAGAATCGGGCGCTGCGCGCGGTGTCGCGACCAGTCCGTCGGCTACCGCTGCCCGGTTTGTTCGTTCGTCGGCCCATGAGGTGCCCGATGGGCTCCGTCGCGATCACCTTTCGGATCATGCCCGATGACGCGGAGACGGACATCGAAGGGATCAAATCCCGCGTCCGGACGAGCCTGGCCGGTTCCCTCCGCGATCTTCGCGAAGAGCCGGTGGCGTTC
Above is a genomic segment from Thermoplasmata archaeon containing:
- a CDS encoding zinc finger domain-containing protein, whose protein sequence is MIRAESRCTSCGAVLVGKGTTVFLCPSCGQGRIGRCARCRDQSVGYRCPVCSFVGP
- a CDS encoding elongation factor 1-beta; the protein is MGSVAITFRIMPDDAETDIEGIKSRVRTSLAGSLRDLREEPVAFGLKAVLAVAVVSDSGGTEALEQALASIPGVGSVETVDVTLV